The following proteins are co-located in the Streptobacillus ratti genome:
- a CDS encoding M15 family metallopeptidase yields LVTITWLPKSWGKPVQVTRANGVAERLKQVSAEIDALDPALRAAAFPIAGVLSCRAVADTGRMSMHGYAAAIDLNLKVSDYWLWAGKG; encoded by the coding sequence ACCTGGTGACGATCACCTGGCTGCCGAAATCCTGGGGCAAGCCGGTTCAGGTCACACGGGCCAACGGCGTCGCCGAGCGGCTGAAGCAGGTCTCCGCCGAGATCGACGCGCTCGATCCGGCGCTGCGCGCCGCGGCGTTTCCGATCGCGGGTGTGCTATCTTGTCGCGCCGTCGCCGATACCGGGCGGATGAGCATGCATGGCTATGCCGCCGCGATCGACCTCAACCTGAAGGTCTCGGACTACTGGCTGTGGGCGGGCAAAGGT